The following proteins are co-located in the Anomalospiza imberbis isolate Cuckoo-Finch-1a 21T00152 chromosome 1, ASM3175350v1, whole genome shotgun sequence genome:
- the LOC137471568 gene encoding fatty acid-binding protein, adipocyte has protein sequence MCDHFVGTWKLLSSENFEDYMKELGVGFATRKMAGVAKPNITISINGDVITIKTESTFKNTEVSFKLGEEFDETTADDRKTKNVITLDNGVLIQVQKWDGKETIIKRKVVDGNLVVECTMNNVSCKRIYEKA, from the exons ATGTGTGACCATTTTGTGGGCACCTGGAAGCTCCTTTCTAGTGAAAACTTTGAGGACTATATGAAAGAACTGG GTGTGGGGTTTGCTACAAGGAAGATGGCTGGTGTGGCCAAGCCTAATATAACTATCAGCATCAATGGTGATGTGATAACCATCAAAACAGAAAGTACCTTCAAAAATACAGAGGTCTCTTTCAAGCTGGGTGAAGAGTTTGACGAGACCACAGCAGATGACAGAAAAACAAAG AATGTCATAACCCTAGACAATGGTGTGCTGATCCAGGTGCAGAAGTGGGATGGAAAAGAGACTATCATAAAGAGAAAAGTGGTGGATGGGAACCTGGTGGTG gaatGCACCATGAATAACGTTTCCTGCAAAAGAATTTATGAAAAAGCATGA
- the LOC137476764 gene encoding myelin P2 protein-like: MCNRFVGTWKLISSENFDDYMKELGVGLAARKLGGLARPDVIISMKGDIVTIRTESTFKNTTISFKLGQQFDETTADDRKVKSVVTLEKGSLVQVQKWNGKETTIKRRLVDGKMVVECAMKGVVCTRVYERV; encoded by the exons ATGTGTAACCGATTTGTGGGCACCTGGAAACTCATCTCCAGTGAAAATTTTGATGACTATATGAAAGAATTGG GAGTGGGCTTAGCTGCCCGGAAACTAGGTGGCCTGGCAAGGCCTGATGTGATCATCAGTATGAAAGGGGACATAGTGACCATCAGAACTGAAAGCACCTTCAAAAATACAACCATTTCCTTCAAACTGGGCCAGCAGTTTGATGAAACAACAGCAGATGACCGGAAAGTCAAG AGTGTTGTAACCTTGGAGAAAGGGTCATTGGTGCAAGTGCAGAAGTGGAATGGCAAAGAAACCACGATAAAGAGAAGACTTGTTGATGGGAAGATGGTGGTG GAATGTGCCATGAAAGGGGTGGTCTGCACTAGAGTTTATGAAAGAGTGTGA